One part of the Eptesicus fuscus isolate TK198812 chromosome 2, DD_ASM_mEF_20220401, whole genome shotgun sequence genome encodes these proteins:
- the LOC129151105 gene encoding uncharacterized protein LOC129151105: protein MQTSNEREVSGNTYAGDNDDSDRNGLGQQSNNEKTDTQQPNDNINENTVILMNKVEERKEPKNSKREESGNMHDGADDSDSHGLSQHSNREQTDTQQPNDKINENAVILMNKVEEQKTQTSSKREVSGNMRDGAEDDSDSAGVRKRSGTEHSDEQQLPLKQNKSDRNSEQTDTQKPNDKVNENKVFLMNKVEEKKEQTSSKKEESGNIYDGADDSDSDGLSQHSNSKETGNQQPNDQINENTVILMNKIEEKKEHSVGVRPKSNSKPSKKRGTFNL, encoded by the exons atgcaGACAAGCAATGAAAGGGAAGTGTCAGGAAACACGTATGCTGGTGATAATGATGACAGTGACAGAAATGGATTGGGACAGCAAAGTAACAATGAAAAAACTGATACTCAGCAGCCAAATGATAATATTAATGAAAACACAGTCATTTTAATGAATAAG gttgaagaaaggaaggaaccGAAAAATAGTAAAAGGGAAGAGTCAGGAAACATGCATGATGGTGCTGATGACAGTGACAGTCATGGATTGAGTCAGCACAGCAACAGGGAACAAACTGATACCCAGCAgccaaatgataaaattaatgaaaacgcAGTCATTTTAATGAATAAG GTTGAAGAACAAAAGACCCAGACAAGCAGTAAAAGGGAAGTGTCAGGTAACATGCGAGATGGTGCTGAGGACGACAGTGACAGTGCTGGTGTGAGGAAGAGAAGCGGCACTGAACACAGTgatgagcagcagctgcctcttaAACAGAACAAGTCAGACAG GAACAGTGAACAAACTGATACCCAGAAGCCTAATGATAAAGTTAATGAAAACAAGGTCTTTTTAATGAATAAG gttgaagaaaagaaggaacaaaCAAGTAGTAAAAAGGAAGAGTCAGGAAACATCTATGATGGTGCTGATGACAGTGACAGTGATGGATTGAGTCAGCACAGCAACAGTAAAGAAACTGGTAACCAGCAGCCAAATGatcaaattaatgaaaacacTGTCATTTTAATGAATAAG ATTGAAGAAAAGAAGGAGCACAGTGTTGGTGTGAGGCCAAAAAGCAACAGCAAACCAAGTAAAAAGCGGGGCACCTTCAATTTATGA